The sequence GAAGAGTTTAGTGAAGAGGAGGATTTATAAAAAATGGAAATAAATGCAAAATTGGTTAAAGAATTAAGAGAACGCACTGGCGCTGGTATGATGGATTGTAAAAAGGCCCTTGAACAAGCAAATGGTGATATTGATAAAGCCATAGAAAAACTCAGAGAAATGGGGCTTGCAAGTGCAAGGAAAAAATCTCTCCGGGTTGCAAATGAAGGTAAAATAGTAAGCTACATTCATGCAGGTGGTAAAATTGGTGTAATGGTAGAATTGAATTGTGAAACAGATTTTGTAGCAAACACCGACGAGTTTGCCCAACTTGCAAAAGACATCGCAATGCATATTGCAGCTACAAATCCGCTTTTTGTTGACAAAGAAAGTGTTCCTCAAGAAGTAATTGAAAAAGAAAGAGCTTTTCAAAAGGAGCAGCTAATAAAAAGTGGCAAACCTGAAAATGTTCTTGATAAGATATTGGAAGGTAAAATTAACAAATACCTTGAGGAAATTTGCGTACTTGACCAACCTTTTGTAAAAAATGATATGATTAAAGTAAGAGATTTGATAAATAATGCCATAGCAAAATTTGGGGAAAATATTATACTTAGAAGATTTGTGAGATTTAAATTGGGAGAAGAATAAGTCGTGGGCAAGTATGTTTATAATAATATTTTATTAAAACTCAGCGGGGAGGCTTTACTTGGGGAGCTTCCCTTTGGTATAGATGATAGAATGATCAAAAAGATATCTGTTGAAGTTAAACAAGTGTGGGAGATGGGGGTTAGTGTTTCGATTGTTATCGGTGGTGGAAATATTTTTAGAGGTATTAAAGGTGCATCTCTTGGAATGGATAGGGCGAGCGCAGACTACATGGGTATGCTTGCAACAGTAATAAATGGGCTTGCTTTACAGGATAGTTTAGAAAAGCTTGATGTACCAACGCGTGTTATAAGTGCAATAGAAATGAGGCAAATATCCGAGCCATATATTAGAAGAAGAGCCTTGAGGCACTTAGAAAAAGGCAGGGTAGTAATTTTTGTTGCAGGTACTGGAAATCCTTATTTTACGACAGATACAGCAGCTGCGCTCAGGGCAATGGAAATGGGTGCTCAAGTACTTTTAAAGGCTACAAAAGTTGATGGTGTTTATGATAAAGATCCTATGGTTTATGAAAACGCCAAATTAATAGAAGAAATTACATACATTCAGGTTCTTGATCAAAATTTAAAAGTTATGGATTCAACGGCAATATCTATGTGCATGGAGTATAAATTGCCTATTATTGTTTTAAATATTAACAAAGAAGGTATTTTAAAAAGCATAATAGAAGGCAAAAAGGTAGGTACATTAGTTAGTTAGGGAGGCAGTATGATTGATGAAGTTAAACCAATTGCTTCTGAAATGGAAAAAGCTCTTTTAGCCTATAAACATTATGTTACATCTCTTAAAACAGGTAAAGCTCACAGTTTACTTGTTGAAAATGTTCTTGTGGAAAGTTACGAAAAAAAAATGCCGCTTAAGCAGGTCGCTTCTATTTCGGTTCCAGATGCTACAACAATAATTATCAAACCGTGGGATTTGAGTTTACTAAAAGCAATTGAAAAGGCAATTTTAAAGTCAAATATAGGATTGACACCAAATAATGATGGCAAAGTTGTTAAAATTAACATGCCACCACTAACCGAAGAAGATAGAAAAAGTATTGTAAAACAACTTAAGCAAGAGAGTGAAAAATATAAAGTAAACATTAGAAACATAAGGAAAAAAGCAAACACAATTTTAAAAGATTTAGAAAAAGATAAAGCCATATCCAAAGATGATCTAAAAAAAGAAGAAGATGAAATGCAGAAATTAACGGATAAATACATTAAAGAAATAGATAATTTATTTAGCTTAAAAGAAAAAGAGATTTTATCTGTTTAATACAATGAATATTCCCAGACATATAGCTATAATAATGGATGGCAATGGCCGTTGGGCTAACCTCCAGGGGAACAAAAGAGTTTATGGTCATTTTATTGGCTCTACAATCATTGATAAAATTGCAAAAAAAGCCAAAGAATTAAAAATCGAATATTTGACTTTATATACATTTTCTACAGAAAACTGGAAAAGACCGCAAAGTGAAGTTAATTTTTTAATGAAATTGCTTGGTATACAGATAAGAAAAAAATCAGATTTTATGATGAAGGAAAATATAAAATTTAACTGTATTGGAGATATCACAAAATTACCTCAAAAGCAACAGGAAGCTATATTAAACCTTCAAGAAAAAACAAAAAACAATTCTGATTTAACGATAAATTTTGCAATAAATTACGGATCTTATATGGAAATCATAAGAGCCTGTAAAAACATATGTATGGATTTTAGTTTGAATAAACTTAATTGTGATAATATTGATGAAAATATATTTGAACAATACCTATATACTAAAGATATACCAGATGTTGATTTGTTAATTAGAACTGGTGGTGAAAAAAGGATAAGTAATTTCTTACTATGGCAAATTGCATATGCGGAAATTATTTTTTTAGATAAATACTGGCCAGAATTTAATGAAGATGATTTAGAGTATTGCATAAAAGAATTTTCAGAAAGAAAAAGACGATTTGGTGGACTTGATGATTAAAAGAATTATAAGTGCAGGTCTGTTAATACCTCTTGTTCTTGCAATTATTTTATATGCGCCGTTGTGGCTTATAAATCTTATAATTTTAATGGTTGGATTATTATCATACTTTGAATGGTCAAATTTTACTGGATTAAAAGAAAGATATTTGTATTTTGTTTTGACTGCAGTATTTTTATCAA is a genomic window of Desulfurella sp. containing:
- the tsf gene encoding translation elongation factor Ts — translated: MEINAKLVKELRERTGAGMMDCKKALEQANGDIDKAIEKLREMGLASARKKSLRVANEGKIVSYIHAGGKIGVMVELNCETDFVANTDEFAQLAKDIAMHIAATNPLFVDKESVPQEVIEKERAFQKEQLIKSGKPENVLDKILEGKINKYLEEICVLDQPFVKNDMIKVRDLINNAIAKFGENIILRRFVRFKLGEE
- the pyrH gene encoding UMP kinase; protein product: MGKYVYNNILLKLSGEALLGELPFGIDDRMIKKISVEVKQVWEMGVSVSIVIGGGNIFRGIKGASLGMDRASADYMGMLATVINGLALQDSLEKLDVPTRVISAIEMRQISEPYIRRRALRHLEKGRVVIFVAGTGNPYFTTDTAAALRAMEMGAQVLLKATKVDGVYDKDPMVYENAKLIEEITYIQVLDQNLKVMDSTAISMCMEYKLPIIVLNINKEGILKSIIEGKKVGTLVS
- the frr gene encoding ribosome recycling factor; the protein is MIDEVKPIASEMEKALLAYKHYVTSLKTGKAHSLLVENVLVESYEKKMPLKQVASISVPDATTIIIKPWDLSLLKAIEKAILKSNIGLTPNNDGKVVKINMPPLTEEDRKSIVKQLKQESEKYKVNIRNIRKKANTILKDLEKDKAISKDDLKKEEDEMQKLTDKYIKEIDNLFSLKEKEILSV
- a CDS encoding isoprenyl transferase, which encodes MNIPRHIAIIMDGNGRWANLQGNKRVYGHFIGSTIIDKIAKKAKELKIEYLTLYTFSTENWKRPQSEVNFLMKLLGIQIRKKSDFMMKENIKFNCIGDITKLPQKQQEAILNLQEKTKNNSDLTINFAINYGSYMEIIRACKNICMDFSLNKLNCDNIDENIFEQYLYTKDIPDVDLLIRTGGEKRISNFLLWQIAYAEIIFLDKYWPEFNEDDLEYCIKEFSERKRRFGGLDD